The Candidatus Hydrothermales bacterium genome has a segment encoding these proteins:
- a CDS encoding CarD family transcriptional regulator codes for MIEYVEYYALKNLENGKYPIILSENVEDYKFFKKGKERILLWNPQKEPFVLKSKEFKNTLFFELKPSVRVNRERLIEILIDSGYKEHEKAFSEGELARRGFILDIFFEEEDYPIRIEFFGDQIEEIRLFDPYSQRKIDTLKNIYLYIPKKYSNFLDNFVDIESFFFIKEKDFQNKKTIPLPKFKRLSEFVEFLKNQEMEIFYVAKESIRYSYLKKLIENLKFLKGEISKSFIIPEEGAIVISEREIYPAIETSKKFVLPFREECFFEISPGDTVIHEEEGICSIKGIKRIETEGKEIDYIELIFKDNQKLFIPFWEIYKVEKYFGKRTFTDFSTNKWVKEFVRAKIEIHEFAKKLLNLTARRKVLKGISFKLDEEEEKILNEIILSF; via the coding sequence ATGATTGAATATGTGGAATATTATGCTTTAAAAAATTTGGAAAATGGTAAATATCCTATAATTTTATCGGAAAATGTTGAAGATTATAAATTTTTCAAAAAGGGAAAGGAAAGAATTCTTTTGTGGAATCCGCAAAAGGAACCTTTTGTTTTAAAAAGCAAAGAATTTAAAAATACTCTCTTTTTTGAACTTAAGCCTTCTGTGAGAGTCAATCGTGAAAGGTTAATCGAAATTTTGATAGATTCTGGTTACAAGGAGCATGAGAAAGCCTTCTCTGAGGGTGAGCTTGCAAGGAGAGGGTTTATACTTGACATATTTTTCGAAGAAGAAGATTATCCCATAAGAATTGAATTTTTTGGCGACCAAATAGAAGAGATAAGGCTCTTTGATCCCTACTCTCAACGAAAAATTGACACTTTAAAAAATATATATCTTTATATACCTAAAAAATATAGTAATTTCCTTGACAATTTTGTTGACATAGAAAGTTTCTTTTTTATTAAAGAGAAAGATTTTCAAAATAAAAAGACTATTCCACTTCCTAAGTTTAAGAGACTCTCAGAGTTTGTGGAATTCTTAAAAAATCAGGAGATGGAGATTTTTTATGTTGCCAAAGAAAGTATAAGATACAGCTATCTTAAGAAATTGATTGAAAATTTAAAGTTTTTAAAAGGTGAAATTTCAAAAAGTTTTATAATACCTGAGGAAGGCGCGATCGTTATTTCTGAAAGAGAGATTTATCCAGCTATAGAAACATCTAAAAAATTTGTTTTGCCCTTTAGAGAAGAATGTTTCTTTGAAATAAGTCCAGGAGATACCGTTATTCATGAAGAAGAAGGAATCTGCTCAATAAAAGGAATTAAAAGAATAGAAACTGAGGGAAAAGAGATCGATTATATTGAACTTATCTTTAAAGATAATCAAAAACTTTTCATACCATTTTGGGAAATTTATAAAGTTGAAAAGTATTTTGGTAAAAGAACATTTACTGATTTCTCGACAAATAAGTGGGTTAAAGAGTTTGTAAGAGCAAAGATTGAGATTCATGAATTTGCAAAAAAGCTTTTAAATTTGACAGCGAGAAGAAAAGTATTAAAGGGCATATCTTTTAAACTTGATGAAGAAGAAGAAAAGATCTTGAACGAAATTATTTTAAGTTTC
- the rfbC gene encoding dTDP-4-dehydrorhamnose 3,5-epimerase produces MSFKFIELNTKGLILIKTDVFEDKRGYLFEAFKESEFIKNGINLKFKQDNISFSYKNCLRGLHFQIEPKAQAKLIRCVKGEIFDVAVDLRKNSETFGKWEGVILSEKNKDMLFIPEGFAHGFLVLSDYAIVLYKLSEEYSKEHERGIRWNDPEINIDWPVKNPILSEKDSNLPFLRDLDFNF; encoded by the coding sequence ATGTCCTTTAAATTTATTGAGTTAAACACAAAAGGATTAATTTTAATAAAGACAGACGTTTTCGAAGATAAAAGGGGATATCTTTTTGAAGCCTTTAAAGAATCAGAATTTATTAAAAATGGAATAAATTTAAAATTTAAACAGGATAACATCTCTTTCTCCTACAAAAACTGTCTAAGGGGGCTTCATTTTCAAATAGAGCCTAAGGCTCAAGCAAAACTTATAAGATGTGTAAAGGGTGAAATTTTTGATGTGGCAGTTGACTTAAGAAAAAACTCAGAGACCTTCGGTAAATGGGAAGGAGTAATCCTTTCAGAAAAAAATAAAGATATGCTTTTTATACCAGAGGGCTTTGCTCATGGCTTTTTGGTGCTAAGTGACTATGCTATCGTTCTATATAAACTATCAGAAGAATACTCAAAAGAACACGAACGCGGAATAAGATGGAACGATCCTGAAATTAACATCGACTGGCCTGTAAAAAATCCCATTCTCTCTGAAAAAGATAGTAATTTACCTTTCCTAAGAGATCTAGATTTTAACTTTTAA
- a CDS encoding C25 family cysteine peptidase: MFYLKLLLVDYPSQIASQAEMMVQKILSFEKTPLLNPNWYLRGTTVVRRDYDESDQVYFQDTRIVRNFWIQYGYTKIDSFRNDQGHTYQNIINSVNEGREFVLYRGSGVGNWYPPFNVNPYNVSNNNKLPIIVSATCQTISMSSGEEFAGEAWLRAGSLSNLKGAVAFLGTTTTDFGLANYRSAFVRGFFKKIYRDSVLILGEAFKAGKKQIFDSTGNTKEVMSWQLLGDPELNIWTKPPKSFVVTYQNPIQVPLSFEVNVKESNTLSPVYKARVCITHKDNLIYLVGETNQNGKITFNLPQLNPCTLYLTVTKFNYLPWEGEVYVLSYEGPYINYHSHIIFDENGNGLINPGEYITLAIGIKNTGNQPANSLNGKARINLPLINLTDSLAFFGNVMPDSIKWDLSAFSFHVSSSCPDGYNIPLNMIFYDSGGNFWNFSLNLKVNAINLSPVKDSISDEVPIGNGNNTWEPGEKIKFFFYLKNFGSQDAYNVKISLKSLSPLLYVIDSSSFYGNIKAESTKVNTNDPIIIKSDINTPCYYIFPCSLRISADFYSRKEHFSVKFGILPGTILHTFQVPPQMQVGGWITGIAYDGTGLWIADYYSNYLYKVDPNNGSYIASIPAPGGTNVYDISFDSLTQTLWVNNRGTDRIYRINMNGQIIQDFPSPAQDAAGLSFDGQYLWISEYSTNIIYKVNPLNGSIVGTYTLPYPGGGVRGICFDKLGQNGGTLINVRIFLSGNNFDSTYVYEWDRVNHTYTGRKFKLNMNIRGIEYDPNTGDYWISEPRLSVRGYIHKVKGFNCQPVVIKEAERKEEESSILKVYQNVYNKNLKIVLNLNSNKNISLFLMDVSGRKIDEIYRGKINSGIHNFELEIKKQGVYFVILKCDNQITYKFIKF; the protein is encoded by the coding sequence ATGTTTTACCTGAAATTGCTGTTGGTCGATTACCCTTCACAAATCGCCTCTCAAGCTGAAATGATGGTTCAAAAGATACTTTCTTTTGAAAAGACACCACTTTTAAATCCTAATTGGTATTTAAGGGGAACAACAGTTGTAAGAAGAGACTATGATGAATCCGATCAGGTCTATTTTCAAGATACGAGAATTGTCAGAAATTTTTGGATCCAATATGGTTATACAAAAATAGATAGTTTTAGAAACGACCAGGGACATACCTATCAAAACATTATAAACAGTGTAAATGAGGGGAGAGAATTTGTTTTATATAGGGGTTCGGGGGTAGGTAATTGGTATCCTCCTTTTAATGTTAATCCCTATAATGTTTCTAATAACAATAAACTTCCAATTATTGTAAGTGCAACTTGTCAGACAATCTCAATGTCCTCAGGAGAAGAATTTGCAGGAGAAGCATGGTTAAGGGCAGGGAGTCTCTCAAATTTAAAAGGCGCAGTTGCATTTCTTGGAACTACAACTACTGATTTTGGTCTTGCAAATTATAGGAGCGCCTTTGTAAGGGGATTTTTTAAAAAGATCTATAGGGATTCTGTACTTATTCTTGGTGAAGCCTTCAAAGCAGGTAAAAAACAGATTTTTGATTCAACAGGAAATACAAAAGAAGTGATGTCGTGGCAATTACTTGGTGATCCCGAGTTAAATATATGGACAAAACCACCTAAAAGTTTTGTTGTAACTTATCAGAATCCAATTCAAGTACCTTTATCTTTTGAAGTAAACGTTAAGGAGTCAAATACTCTTTCGCCTGTTTATAAAGCAAGAGTTTGTATAACTCATAAAGACAATTTAATATATCTTGTTGGGGAAACAAATCAAAATGGTAAAATAACTTTCAATTTACCCCAATTAAATCCCTGTACTTTATATTTAACAGTTACAAAGTTCAACTATCTTCCTTGGGAGGGTGAGGTCTATGTTCTTTCATATGAAGGTCCTTATATAAACTATCACTCCCATATAATATTTGATGAGAATGGTAACGGGCTTATAAATCCTGGAGAATATATAACTCTTGCTATCGGAATAAAAAATACGGGAAATCAACCTGCAAATTCTTTAAACGGAAAAGCAAGAATAAATTTACCGCTTATAAATTTAACAGATTCCTTAGCTTTTTTTGGAAATGTGATGCCTGATAGTATCAAATGGGATTTATCAGCCTTTTCTTTTCATGTTTCATCATCTTGTCCTGATGGTTATAATATACCCTTAAATATGATTTTTTACGATTCAGGTGGTAATTTTTGGAATTTTAGTTTGAACTTAAAAGTGAATGCAATTAATCTTTCTCCTGTGAAAGATTCAATTTCTGATGAAGTACCTATAGGTAACGGAAACAACACATGGGAACCAGGAGAAAAAATTAAGTTTTTCTTCTATTTGAAAAATTTTGGATCGCAGGATGCATACAATGTAAAAATTTCATTAAAATCACTTTCACCTCTACTTTATGTTATTGATTCTTCCTCCTTCTATGGAAATATAAAAGCAGAATCTACAAAGGTTAACACCAATGATCCTATTATAATAAAGTCAGATATAAATACTCCCTGTTATTATATATTCCCCTGTTCATTAAGAATAAGTGCTGATTTTTATTCTCGTAAAGAGCATTTTTCTGTTAAATTTGGTATTTTACCTGGAACAATTCTTCATACATTTCAGGTTCCACCGCAAATGCAAGTTGGTGGTTGGATAACTGGAATTGCCTATGATGGGACAGGATTATGGATAGCTGACTATTACAGTAATTATTTATACAAAGTTGATCCAAATAACGGATCCTATATTGCTTCGATTCCAGCACCAGGTGGAACTAATGTTTACGATATCAGTTTTGATTCATTGACACAGACTTTATGGGTCAACAATAGAGGAACGGATAGAATCTATAGAATAAATATGAATGGACAGATAATTCAGGATTTTCCTTCGCCTGCCCAAGATGCCGCAGGTCTCTCTTTTGATGGTCAGTATCTCTGGATAAGTGAATACAGTACAAACATAATTTATAAAGTTAATCCTCTAAACGGAAGTATAGTTGGAACTTACACCCTTCCCTATCCAGGGGGCGGAGTAAGAGGAATATGTTTTGACAAGCTGGGTCAAAATGGAGGGACACTTATCAATGTTAGAATATTTTTAAGTGGAAATAATTTTGATAGTACTTATGTATACGAATGGGATAGGGTAAATCATACATATACAGGTAGAAAGTTCAAACTAAATATGAATATCAGAGGAATAGAGTATGACCCGAACACTGGAGACTATTGGATATCTGAACCTCGTTTATCAGTAAGGGGGTATATTCACAAAGTGAAAGGGTTTAATTGCCAACCCGTTGTTATAAAGGAAGCTGAAAGGAAAGAAGAGGAAAGTTCAATTTTAAAAGTTTATCAGAATGTATATAATAAAAATCTAAAAATAGTTTTGAATTTAAACTCAAATAAAAATATCTCTCTTTTTTTGATGGATGTGAGTGGTAGAAAGATAGATGAAATTTACAGGGGTAAAATAAATTCTGGGATCCACAATTTTGAATTGGAAATTAAGAAACAAGGTGTATACTTTGTTATATTAAAATGTGATAATCAAATAACATATAAATTCATTAAATTTTAA
- a CDS encoding ABC transporter permease, with protein MKRLFYFIEKEFIQVLRDKKTGLIVFVAPLIQLIVYGYVISTDVRNVRTGVVDYSGEKISRDFINSLCASGFFKLKKYYSEIKEMEEDFIKGEIDLGIIIKRDFEKRIKRLEKPEILVLLDGSRGWTTQIILGYFSRYLMEKFGNIKGNLKVIVLYNSEGKSSNFMIPAVIAMVLLVTGMILTSISVAREKETETIELLSISPISHLEFILGKTIPYVIIGFIDLLIIVLLSTTLFKVPFRGSVLLLLFSSALFLFLVQGIGLLSSVISETQAQAMITCIFFVLPMLILSGFFYPVESMPLIFKVIAYFNPLTHFLIILRSIFLKSSSLYDLSHNFFILSILSFLVLAFSFIKSKELLEGK; from the coding sequence ATGAAAAGGCTTTTTTATTTTATTGAGAAAGAGTTTATTCAAGTTTTAAGAGATAAAAAAACAGGGTTGATAGTTTTTGTTGCTCCCTTAATTCAACTTATTGTCTACGGCTACGTTATATCTACTGATGTGAGAAATGTAAGAACAGGGGTAGTTGACTATTCAGGAGAAAAGATTTCAAGAGATTTTATAAACTCACTCTGTGCATCAGGTTTTTTTAAACTTAAAAAATATTATAGCGAAATTAAAGAAATGGAAGAGGATTTTATTAAGGGAGAAATTGACTTAGGTATAATAATAAAAAGAGATTTTGAGAAAAGGATAAAAAGATTAGAAAAGCCAGAAATCTTGGTTTTACTTGATGGTTCAAGGGGTTGGACAACCCAAATTATTCTTGGCTATTTTTCAAGATATCTTATGGAAAAATTCGGTAATATAAAGGGTAATTTAAAAGTGATTGTTCTTTATAATTCTGAGGGAAAATCAAGTAACTTTATGATACCTGCTGTAATAGCTATGGTACTGCTTGTGACTGGTATGATATTGACGAGTATCTCTGTTGCGAGAGAGAAAGAAACAGAAACAATTGAGCTTTTAAGTATAAGTCCTATTTCTCACCTTGAATTCATATTGGGGAAGACGATTCCTTATGTAATAATTGGATTTATAGATTTACTTATTATCGTTTTACTTTCAACAACACTTTTCAAGGTTCCTTTTAGAGGGAGTGTCTTGCTTTTACTTTTTAGTTCAGCTTTATTTTTATTTCTTGTTCAGGGCATAGGGCTTTTATCTTCAGTTATTTCAGAGACACAGGCGCAAGCAATGATAACATGTATATTTTTCGTTTTACCAATGTTAATTCTATCAGGTTTTTTTTATCCAGTGGAATCAATGCCTTTAATTTTCAAAGTTATAGCCTACTTTAATCCTCTTACACATTTTTTAATAATTTTGAGGAGTATTTTTCTTAAAAGCTCGTCCCTTTATGATCTATCTCATAATTTTTTTATACTCTCAATTCTTTCTTTTTTAGTTCTTGCATTTTCTTTTATAAAATCGAAAGAGTTACTTGAAGGAAAATAG
- a CDS encoding C25 family cysteine peptidase encodes MNIFIIFITLTVSKFLSFKTEYLNQGEYIGKLRDIYVLIEDTKEENLIFEERIVPLSLYPFYKKSGVINAKPKPQGFLIITNSNFLSYMNDFILWKKMCGYYVVTEVISGGESPQTIKNIILSHYQNDSIKPEYVLLVGDVDLISPFYGLPWAITDNKFVTVDNDFIPDILVGRISVSTVGELLTYLSKVLNYEKNPYVSDTLWYRRCLFIGARYPQHVWTAKKVKKWIREFLLIKNYFKGIDTVFYPPTANGVSQITSICNNGVLFVNYRGGDGESKRWIYPQFTYLDVDNLSNGFKLPIVTSFVCLTGAFHDNSPMCLGEKWIRAGTATNPKGGIIFIGSGSGGTHTKENNILDELFYKGYSEDSFPSIASLLLNAKLNLISHIPNQTDPDSGIGFYFHTYNILGDPSLLPYKGVPKSVEVTFPSSLSIGTVSVKINVKRNGIPLKDVWVSVYKENEARDFSLTDENGDAFLNFKPLTLGNLHVVVRGFDVYPQIISIPVIETAHYVGIKSFSFSDSIGHNDSLLTPSEIVKLNVSFKNFGTQNVNNVIAKLSSFDGFVNLIDTLRVLGNFSPNEIKNTHFKFKISPSCSSSHILKFKIDVSSNEGTFTNYINSKVFAPKFKIDSFYVIDENFYPEPGNLEYLVLNLKNIGNFKGYNVNGILRTQNPKIIIIDSISNFGSVKPDSLSSNNQDPFIIEVSQNAFPGEKIEFELSWNTQSEGYGKSNFNLKICTPGPLNVTGPSKYGYYVIDDEDTLFSNRPTFSWIEIDPAFGGGGIPLDMKNDTTKIINLPFNFKYYGINYDKISVSDNGYIIFGNSNVSDPYNWPILSKGLPDGFVAPFWDDLDPEASDSSRDVYVYNDTQNHLFIIEWSRVQHIHNYQNHLKGDLITFQIILYDPNYYQTQTGDGIMKIQYLKIKDDDSTHNYSTIGFESPESNDGIQISFNKRTADGIPHIKNGRAFLITTNTPQIFIREKKSKFENLIYIPSIIKNSYTINLNESFKIKIFDLTGRKIFESKGKVKVLKIDRKIFKKSGQFYLIFEKENVSIKKLIYFK; translated from the coding sequence GTGAACATTTTTATTATTTTTATAACTTTAACAGTTTCAAAATTTTTGTCTTTTAAAACAGAATATCTTAACCAGGGGGAATATATAGGTAAATTAAGGGATATATATGTTTTAATTGAGGATACAAAAGAAGAGAATTTAATTTTTGAGGAAAGAATAGTCCCCCTCTCGCTTTATCCTTTTTATAAGAAATCAGGAGTTATAAACGCAAAGCCAAAACCACAAGGTTTTCTAATTATAACGAATTCAAATTTTTTATCCTATATGAATGATTTTATATTATGGAAAAAAATGTGTGGTTATTATGTGGTTACTGAAGTAATTTCTGGAGGTGAGTCCCCTCAAACAATAAAAAATATTATCCTTTCCCATTATCAAAATGATTCAATAAAACCAGAATATGTTTTACTTGTTGGTGATGTTGATTTAATTTCACCCTTTTACGGTTTACCATGGGCAATAACTGATAACAAGTTTGTAACAGTTGATAATGACTTCATTCCTGATATTTTGGTTGGAAGAATAAGTGTTTCAACTGTTGGAGAGCTACTTACATATTTATCAAAAGTTTTAAATTATGAGAAAAACCCTTATGTTTCTGATACTTTGTGGTATAGAAGATGTCTTTTTATAGGTGCCCGTTATCCTCAACATGTATGGACAGCTAAAAAAGTAAAAAAATGGATAAGAGAATTTTTGCTAATTAAAAACTATTTTAAAGGAATTGATACAGTTTTTTACCCACCAACAGCTAATGGTGTTTCCCAAATAACTTCTATATGTAATAATGGGGTATTATTTGTAAACTATAGAGGCGGAGATGGTGAATCAAAAAGATGGATTTATCCACAGTTTACTTATTTAGATGTCGATAATCTCTCAAACGGATTCAAGCTTCCAATAGTTACAAGCTTTGTTTGTTTAACAGGTGCTTTCCATGATAATTCTCCAATGTGTCTCGGTGAGAAGTGGATTAGGGCAGGAACGGCTACAAATCCAAAGGGAGGTATAATATTTATAGGTTCAGGTTCAGGTGGTACTCATACAAAAGAAAATAATATTTTAGATGAGCTTTTTTATAAAGGATATTCAGAGGATTCTTTTCCATCTATTGCTTCTTTACTTTTAAATGCAAAATTAAACTTAATCTCCCATATTCCAAACCAAACTGATCCAGATTCTGGCATAGGTTTTTACTTTCATACTTACAATATCTTAGGTGATCCATCACTTTTACCTTACAAAGGCGTTCCCAAAAGTGTAGAGGTAACTTTCCCCTCTTCTTTATCAATAGGAACAGTATCAGTAAAGATAAATGTAAAGAGAAATGGTATTCCTCTAAAAGATGTTTGGGTAAGTGTTTATAAAGAAAATGAAGCAAGAGACTTTTCGTTAACAGATGAAAATGGTGACGCCTTTTTGAACTTTAAGCCTTTAACTTTAGGTAATCTTCATGTTGTAGTCAGAGGTTTTGATGTTTATCCTCAAATTATAAGTATCCCTGTTATAGAAACAGCTCACTATGTAGGTATTAAAAGCTTCTCATTTTCAGATTCAATTGGTCATAACGATTCTCTTTTAACACCATCAGAAATTGTAAAGTTAAATGTATCCTTTAAAAATTTTGGTACCCAGAATGTAAACAATGTTATTGCAAAACTTTCTTCTTTTGATGGATTTGTAAATTTAATTGATACTCTAAGGGTTCTTGGAAATTTTTCACCCAATGAAATAAAGAATACTCATTTTAAATTTAAAATTTCTCCTTCCTGCTCCTCTTCTCATATTTTAAAATTTAAAATAGATGTAAGTTCAAATGAGGGAACCTTTACTAATTATATAAATTCTAAGGTCTTTGCTCCTAAATTTAAAATTGACAGTTTCTATGTAATTGATGAAAACTTCTATCCTGAACCAGGTAATCTTGAGTATCTTGTTCTGAATTTAAAGAACATTGGTAATTTTAAAGGGTATAATGTAAACGGAATATTAAGGACACAAAATCCAAAAATAATCATTATTGATTCAATTTCCAACTTTGGAAGTGTAAAACCAGATTCTCTTTCTTCAAATAATCAGGATCCTTTTATTATAGAGGTGTCTCAAAATGCCTTCCCCGGTGAAAAAATTGAATTTGAACTTTCCTGGAACACTCAAAGTGAAGGTTATGGAAAATCTAATTTTAATTTAAAAATTTGTACGCCAGGTCCTTTGAATGTAACAGGACCTTCAAAGTATGGTTACTATGTTATTGATGACGAAGATACCTTATTTTCAAATAGACCTACATTTTCATGGATTGAGATTGACCCTGCCTTTGGAGGTGGTGGAATTCCTTTAGATATGAAAAATGATACAACAAAAATAATTAATTTACCCTTTAATTTTAAATATTATGGAATCAATTATGATAAAATTTCAGTCTCTGATAATGGTTATATTATTTTTGGTAATTCCAATGTTTCAGATCCTTATAATTGGCCAATCCTTTCAAAGGGTCTTCCAGATGGTTTTGTGGCTCCTTTCTGGGATGATTTAGATCCAGAAGCGAGTGATTCAAGTCGTGATGTTTATGTATATAATGATACTCAAAATCATCTATTTATAATAGAATGGAGCAGAGTTCAACATATTCACAATTATCAGAATCATTTAAAAGGTGATCTTATAACATTTCAAATAATTTTGTATGATCCAAACTATTATCAAACACAAACAGGTGATGGTATTATGAAAATTCAGTATTTAAAAATAAAAGATGATGATTCAACACATAATTACTCCACAATAGGTTTTGAATCTCCTGAAAGTAACGATGGTATTCAGATCTCTTTTAATAAAAGGACAGCAGATGGAATTCCTCATATAAAAAATGGGAGAGCTTTTTTAATCACCACAAACACACCACAAATTTTTATAAGAGAAAAGAAAAGCAAATTTGAAAATTTAATTTATATCCCTTCTATCATAAAAAATTCTTATACAATAAATTTAAATGAAAGTTTTAAGATAAAAATTTTTGATTTAACAGGGAGAAAAATTTTTGAGAGTAAAGGCAAAGTAAAAGTTTTAAAAATTGATAGAAAAATTTTTAAAAAAAGTGGACAATTTTACTTAATTTTTGAAAAGGAAAATGTTTCAATTAAAAAACTTATCTATTTCAAATAA
- a CDS encoding helicase-related protein encodes GRKEKEVLILNYSLSVIKDAIEGELKRGGQVLYIRNRISPLKEIKEKIKTLFPDVDCEILHAKKSKEEIENILVDFILGKIKILIATNILETGMDFDNVNTLIVERPDLFGLSDLYALKGRVGRRDKKSYVYLLLPSKLSEKAKERLKIIKRYNYPGAGEKVALKDLEMRGPGEFFGKKQKGFSKSLGISFYIKLLEEEIKKLKGEALPKKKVEIVPYSSLYFPSHLGDEDKIYLARSLFTAESVEEINYIIDEYKDRFGKPDDLTLKIFDLAFAFLKAKNENKSKIKVFKDYIHIE; translated from the coding sequence GGAAGAAAGGAAAAAGAGGTACTTATATTAAACTATTCACTTTCTGTAATAAAGGATGCAATAGAAGGTGAGTTAAAAAGGGGTGGACAGGTTCTTTACATCAGAAACAGAATCTCACCCCTAAAGGAAATAAAGGAAAAAATAAAGACATTGTTTCCAGATGTAGATTGCGAAATCTTACATGCGAAAAAAAGTAAAGAGGAGATAGAAAATATTTTAGTTGATTTTATTTTAGGAAAAATAAAGATTTTGATTGCTACAAATATTTTGGAAACGGGTATGGATTTTGATAATGTAAACACTTTAATAGTAGAAAGGCCTGATCTTTTTGGACTTTCAGACCTCTATGCTTTAAAAGGTAGAGTTGGAAGGAGGGATAAAAAGTCTTATGTATATTTGTTATTACCTTCAAAATTAAGTGAAAAGGCAAAGGAAAGATTAAAAATAATCAAAAGGTATAACTATCCTGGTGCAGGAGAGAAGGTTGCGTTAAAGGACTTAGAGATGAGAGGGCCAGGTGAGTTTTTTGGAAAAAAACAGAAAGGTTTTTCAAAGAGTTTAGGTATTTCTTTTTATATCAAATTACTTGAGGAGGAGATTAAAAAGTTAAAGGGCGAGGCGCTGCCAAAGAAGAAAGTAGAAATTGTTCCTTATTCATCCTTATATTTTCCGTCTCATTTAGGAGATGAGGATAAAATTTACCTGGCGAGGAGTCTTTTTACTGCAGAAAGTGTAGAGGAGATAAATTATATAATTGATGAATATAAAGATAGATTTGGAAAACCAGATGATTTAACTTTAAAAATTTTTGATCTTGCCTTTGCATTTTTAAAAGCAAAGAATGAAAATAAAAGTAAAATAAAGGTTTTTAAAGATTATATTCATATTGAATAG
- a CDS encoding C25 family cysteine peptidase has protein sequence MKKIFIILTLYGISSAQINGAKYLIITPDIFYNQALILAKWKHKKGIPTKVAKLSETGNTYTAIKNYIINAYNSWEVKPEYVLLFGSVEYVPTHPSVDQSIQYQGHDHYYSNLLNDVLPEIAVGRLPFTNRLSS, from the coding sequence ATGAAAAAAATTTTTATTATTTTAACCTTATATGGTATTTCCTCTGCTCAGATAAATGGTGCAAAATACCTTATCATAACTCCTGATATCTTTTATAACCAGGCATTGATACTTGCAAAATGGAAACATAAAAAAGGTATTCCTACAAAAGTTGCTAAGTTATCAGAGACAGGAAATACATATACTGCTATAAAAAATTACATTATAAACGCCTATAATTCTTGGGAAGTAAAGCCTGAATATGTCCTTTTATTTGGATCTGTTGAATATGTCCCAACACATCCTTCTGTTGATCAGAGTATTCAATATCAGGGACATGATCACTACTATTCCAATTTGCTGAACGATGTTTTACCTGAAATTGCTGTTGGTCGATTACCCTTCACAAATCGCCTCTCAAGCTGA